A region from the Benincasa hispida cultivar B227 chromosome 12, ASM972705v1, whole genome shotgun sequence genome encodes:
- the LOC120067307 gene encoding uncharacterized protein LOC120067307 isoform X2 encodes MGEMNRWKVTYTKHLKQKRKVYHDGFLDIHRSSNKTMLYDECEKLLECRILKQDEVIGSGETLIFNSYLVDIDTPLGDHKPESDLNFQPGDDKISEKSGVLRGKNFRNNSVSFASTEKNKARPSLSPSHRIIREFKKRRLKCYGSPQSSPDTRKTEETEWQVLYTTNITQKAKKFHDGFLKLSICGSLGRQVMLFDENRKLLDSRFIKKDETVKSGESIAFDAHLVEIGECEKDHKPPKILSNQGSSSGEGGTRVLHGRKNCFSENEISTGKEWNVLYTSQMTQKSKKYHNGIIKVSSSGSHLRQVTLLNEDRSILSSKHFSLSKNVRIGEILELPKYLVEIGEACENVKELGNRNFDIRKDASFCISGGDEKGSGRETMKKSLRNAHQILSILQRPRARVILSSGHMDENISVSVSSYNPEPSLAEALHLSIDDQSHQQPSEGQDKRESTKNAENNQSIVLTQRDDVQMQLTTFTGNAGTLTEDVEIGHSSQLLRSDHEEAEIISLRNSISRTRTSSDTAACSLVNDEGKICEEITYEREMDACPSFDLGI; translated from the exons ATGGGAGAAATGAATCGATGGAAGGTGACCTATACCAAGCACCTCAAGCAGAAGCGTAAAGTTTATCACGATGGTTTCTTAGACATCCACCGTTCCAGCAACAAG ACAATGCTCTACGATGAGTGCGAGAAGCTGCTCGAATGCAGGATCTTAAAGCAAGATGAAGTAATTGGCTCTGGCGAAACGCTTATATTCAACAGTTACCTTGTTGACATTGACACTCCTCTGGGAGATCATAAGCCAGAGTCTGATCTGAATTTCCAACCAGGTGATGATAAGATATCTGAAAAATCTGGTGTGCTGCGAGGGAAAAATTTCCGAAATAACTCAGTTAGCTTTG CAAGTACAGAGAAGAATAAAGCTCGGCCGAGTCTCAGCCCTTCACATAGAATAATCAGAG AATTTAAgaagagaagattgaagtgctACGGATCGCCACAAAGTAGTCCAGACACTAGAAAGACAGAGGAGACAG AGTGGCAGGTCCTTTACACCACAAATATTACTCAGAAAGCTAAGAAGTTTCATGATGGTTTCTTAAAACTTTCTATTTGTGGATCCCTCGGGAGGCAG GTTATGCTCTTTGATGAAAACAGGAAACTATTGGATAGCAGATTTATTAAGAAGGATGAAACGGTAAAATCTGGAGAATCAATAGCCTTTGATGCTCATTTGGTAGAAATTGGAGAATGTGAAAAGGACCATAAGCCTCCTAAAATTCTCTCAAATCAAGGTAGCAGTTCTGGAGAAGGGGGAACTAGGGTACTGCATGGACGGAAAAACTGTTTCAGTGAAAATGAAATATCAACCGGGAAAG AATGGAATGTTTTGTACACTAGTCAGATGACTCAAAAGTCCAAGAAATATCACAATGGGATCATCAAAGTTTCCTCCTCTGGCTCACACCTTAGGCAG GTTACTTTACTGAATGAAGATAGAAGTATATTAAGCAGCAAACACTTCAGTTTATCTAAAAATGTGAGGATAGGGGAGATACTTGAGTTACCAAAATACTTGGTGGAGATTGGCGAGGCATGTGAAAATGTTAAAG AGCTCGGCAACAGAAATTTTGATATAAGAAAAGACGCAAGTTTTTGCATTTCTGGTGGAGATGAAAAGGGATCGGGCAGAGAGACTATGAAAAAGTCTTTACGGAATG CCCATCAAATATTGTCCATCCTTCAAAGGCCAAGGGCTAGAGTGATTCTTTCTTCAGGTCATATGGATGAAAATATTAGCGTATCTGTTTCGTCATATAACCCTGAACCTTCCCTTGCGGAGGCATTGCATCTTTCTATAGATGACCAATCTCATCAACAACCAAGTGAAGGACAGGACAAGAGGGAATCAACTAAGAATGCAGAAAACAACCAATCCATTGTTCTAACTCAACGTGATGACGTGCAAATGCAGCTCA CAACATTCACTGGTAATGCCGGAACATTGACAGAAGATGTTGAAATTGGACACTCCAGCCAG CTTCTTCGGTCAGACC
- the LOC120067307 gene encoding uncharacterized protein LOC120067307 isoform X3, with product MGEMNRWKVTYTKHLKQKRKVYHDGFLDIHRSSNKTMLYDECEKLLECRILKQDEVIGSGETLIFNSYLVDIDTPLGDHKPESDLNFQPGDDKISEKSGVLRGKNFRNNSVSFASTEKNKARPSLSPSHRIIREFKKRRLKCYGSPQSSPDTRKTEETEWQVLYTTNITQKAKKFHDGFLKLSICGSLGRQVMLFDENRKLLDSRFIKKDETVKSGESIAFDAHLVEIGECEKDHKPPKILSNQGSSSGEGGTRVLHGRKNCFSENEISTGKEWNVLYTSQMTQKSKKYHNGIIKVSSSGSHLRQVTLLNEDRSILSSKHFSLSKNVRIGEILELPKYLVEIGEACENVKVELGNRNFDIRKDASFCISGGDEKGSGRETMKKSLRNAHQILSILQRPRARVILSSGHMDENISVSVSSYNPEPSLAEALHLSIDDQSHQQPSEGQDKRESTKNAENNQSIVLTQPTFTGNAGTLTEDVEIGHSSQLLRSDHEEAEIISLRNSISRTRTSSDTAACSLVNDEGKICEEITYEREMDACPSFDLGI from the exons ATGGGAGAAATGAATCGATGGAAGGTGACCTATACCAAGCACCTCAAGCAGAAGCGTAAAGTTTATCACGATGGTTTCTTAGACATCCACCGTTCCAGCAACAAG ACAATGCTCTACGATGAGTGCGAGAAGCTGCTCGAATGCAGGATCTTAAAGCAAGATGAAGTAATTGGCTCTGGCGAAACGCTTATATTCAACAGTTACCTTGTTGACATTGACACTCCTCTGGGAGATCATAAGCCAGAGTCTGATCTGAATTTCCAACCAGGTGATGATAAGATATCTGAAAAATCTGGTGTGCTGCGAGGGAAAAATTTCCGAAATAACTCAGTTAGCTTTG CAAGTACAGAGAAGAATAAAGCTCGGCCGAGTCTCAGCCCTTCACATAGAATAATCAGAG AATTTAAgaagagaagattgaagtgctACGGATCGCCACAAAGTAGTCCAGACACTAGAAAGACAGAGGAGACAG AGTGGCAGGTCCTTTACACCACAAATATTACTCAGAAAGCTAAGAAGTTTCATGATGGTTTCTTAAAACTTTCTATTTGTGGATCCCTCGGGAGGCAG GTTATGCTCTTTGATGAAAACAGGAAACTATTGGATAGCAGATTTATTAAGAAGGATGAAACGGTAAAATCTGGAGAATCAATAGCCTTTGATGCTCATTTGGTAGAAATTGGAGAATGTGAAAAGGACCATAAGCCTCCTAAAATTCTCTCAAATCAAGGTAGCAGTTCTGGAGAAGGGGGAACTAGGGTACTGCATGGACGGAAAAACTGTTTCAGTGAAAATGAAATATCAACCGGGAAAG AATGGAATGTTTTGTACACTAGTCAGATGACTCAAAAGTCCAAGAAATATCACAATGGGATCATCAAAGTTTCCTCCTCTGGCTCACACCTTAGGCAG GTTACTTTACTGAATGAAGATAGAAGTATATTAAGCAGCAAACACTTCAGTTTATCTAAAAATGTGAGGATAGGGGAGATACTTGAGTTACCAAAATACTTGGTGGAGATTGGCGAGGCATGTGAAAATGTTAAAG TAGAGCTCGGCAACAGAAATTTTGATATAAGAAAAGACGCAAGTTTTTGCATTTCTGGTGGAGATGAAAAGGGATCGGGCAGAGAGACTATGAAAAAGTCTTTACGGAATG CCCATCAAATATTGTCCATCCTTCAAAGGCCAAGGGCTAGAGTGATTCTTTCTTCAGGTCATATGGATGAAAATATTAGCGTATCTGTTTCGTCATATAACCCTGAACCTTCCCTTGCGGAGGCATTGCATCTTTCTATAGATGACCAATCTCATCAACAACCAAGTGAAGGACAGGACAAGAGGGAATCAACTAAGAATGCAGAAAACAACCAATCCATTGTTCTAACTCAAC CAACATTCACTGGTAATGCCGGAACATTGACAGAAGATGTTGAAATTGGACACTCCAGCCAG CTTCTTCGGTCAGACC
- the LOC120067307 gene encoding uncharacterized protein LOC120067307 isoform X1: MGEMNRWKVTYTKHLKQKRKVYHDGFLDIHRSSNKTMLYDECEKLLECRILKQDEVIGSGETLIFNSYLVDIDTPLGDHKPESDLNFQPGDDKISEKSGVLRGKNFRNNSVSFASTEKNKARPSLSPSHRIIREFKKRRLKCYGSPQSSPDTRKTEETEWQVLYTTNITQKAKKFHDGFLKLSICGSLGRQVMLFDENRKLLDSRFIKKDETVKSGESIAFDAHLVEIGECEKDHKPPKILSNQGSSSGEGGTRVLHGRKNCFSENEISTGKEWNVLYTSQMTQKSKKYHNGIIKVSSSGSHLRQVTLLNEDRSILSSKHFSLSKNVRIGEILELPKYLVEIGEACENVKVELGNRNFDIRKDASFCISGGDEKGSGRETMKKSLRNAHQILSILQRPRARVILSSGHMDENISVSVSSYNPEPSLAEALHLSIDDQSHQQPSEGQDKRESTKNAENNQSIVLTQRDDVQMQLTTFTGNAGTLTEDVEIGHSSQLLRSDHEEAEIISLRNSISRTRTSSDTAACSLVNDEGKICEEITYEREMDACPSFDLGI; encoded by the exons ATGGGAGAAATGAATCGATGGAAGGTGACCTATACCAAGCACCTCAAGCAGAAGCGTAAAGTTTATCACGATGGTTTCTTAGACATCCACCGTTCCAGCAACAAG ACAATGCTCTACGATGAGTGCGAGAAGCTGCTCGAATGCAGGATCTTAAAGCAAGATGAAGTAATTGGCTCTGGCGAAACGCTTATATTCAACAGTTACCTTGTTGACATTGACACTCCTCTGGGAGATCATAAGCCAGAGTCTGATCTGAATTTCCAACCAGGTGATGATAAGATATCTGAAAAATCTGGTGTGCTGCGAGGGAAAAATTTCCGAAATAACTCAGTTAGCTTTG CAAGTACAGAGAAGAATAAAGCTCGGCCGAGTCTCAGCCCTTCACATAGAATAATCAGAG AATTTAAgaagagaagattgaagtgctACGGATCGCCACAAAGTAGTCCAGACACTAGAAAGACAGAGGAGACAG AGTGGCAGGTCCTTTACACCACAAATATTACTCAGAAAGCTAAGAAGTTTCATGATGGTTTCTTAAAACTTTCTATTTGTGGATCCCTCGGGAGGCAG GTTATGCTCTTTGATGAAAACAGGAAACTATTGGATAGCAGATTTATTAAGAAGGATGAAACGGTAAAATCTGGAGAATCAATAGCCTTTGATGCTCATTTGGTAGAAATTGGAGAATGTGAAAAGGACCATAAGCCTCCTAAAATTCTCTCAAATCAAGGTAGCAGTTCTGGAGAAGGGGGAACTAGGGTACTGCATGGACGGAAAAACTGTTTCAGTGAAAATGAAATATCAACCGGGAAAG AATGGAATGTTTTGTACACTAGTCAGATGACTCAAAAGTCCAAGAAATATCACAATGGGATCATCAAAGTTTCCTCCTCTGGCTCACACCTTAGGCAG GTTACTTTACTGAATGAAGATAGAAGTATATTAAGCAGCAAACACTTCAGTTTATCTAAAAATGTGAGGATAGGGGAGATACTTGAGTTACCAAAATACTTGGTGGAGATTGGCGAGGCATGTGAAAATGTTAAAG TAGAGCTCGGCAACAGAAATTTTGATATAAGAAAAGACGCAAGTTTTTGCATTTCTGGTGGAGATGAAAAGGGATCGGGCAGAGAGACTATGAAAAAGTCTTTACGGAATG CCCATCAAATATTGTCCATCCTTCAAAGGCCAAGGGCTAGAGTGATTCTTTCTTCAGGTCATATGGATGAAAATATTAGCGTATCTGTTTCGTCATATAACCCTGAACCTTCCCTTGCGGAGGCATTGCATCTTTCTATAGATGACCAATCTCATCAACAACCAAGTGAAGGACAGGACAAGAGGGAATCAACTAAGAATGCAGAAAACAACCAATCCATTGTTCTAACTCAACGTGATGACGTGCAAATGCAGCTCA CAACATTCACTGGTAATGCCGGAACATTGACAGAAGATGTTGAAATTGGACACTCCAGCCAG CTTCTTCGGTCAGACC
- the LOC120092898 gene encoding bidirectional sugar transporter SWEET4-like, with product MVSADAIRTILGIIGNVISLFLFLSPVPTFIQIWKKGSVEQYSPVPYLATLINCMVWTLYGLPMVHPGSLLVVTINGTGVAIELVYIILFLIYADGKKKRLKVLLMMLVEIIFVALLALLVLTLAHTYSRRSAIVGTVCILFNIMMYASPLTIMKLVIKTKSVEYMPFFLSFASLANGVVWTAYACIRFDPFITVPNGLGTLSSLLQLLLYATFYKSTQRQIAERKAQIHLSEVVVNGGSLPDKTTAIGGAATTPVSGTTATNKA from the exons ATGGTTTCTGCAGATGCCATTCGCACAATTCTTGGAATCATTG GAAATGTCATCTCTCTCTTCTTGTTCCTCTCCCCTGT ACCGACGTTTATTCAAATATGGAAGAAGGGATCAGTGGAGCAGTACTCGCCTGTACCATATTTGGCGACGCTGATAAACTGCATGGTGTGGACGTTGTACGGGCTACCAATGGTGCATCCGGGTAGCTTGCTTGTCGTGACGATCAATGGCACTGGGGTCGCCATCGAGCTCGTGTACATTATTTTGTTCTTGATTTATGCCGATGGGAAGAAGAAGCGGTTGAAAGTGTTGCTGATGATGCTGGTTGAGATCATCTTCGTGGCGCTCTTAGCCCTTTTGGTCCTCACCTTGGCTCATACCTATAGTCGTCGCTCCGCCATCGTTGGCACTGTTTGTATACTCTTTAACATCATGATGTATGCTTCACCCTTGACCATCATG AAACTGGTGATTAAGACAAAAAGCGTGGAATATATGCCGTTTTTTCTATCCTTTGCTTCATTAGCCAACGGCGTCGTTTGGACTGCTTACGCTTGCATCCGTTTCGACCCCTTCATCACa GTCCCCAACGGCCTCGGGACATTGTCGTCCCTCCTTCAGCTTCTTCTCTACGCCACCTTTTATAAATCTACTCAGCGCCAAATCGCTGAAAGAAAAGCCCAAATTCATCTCTCTGAAGTCGTCGTCAACGGCGGCTCTCTGCCGGACAAGACCACCGCTATCGGCGGAGCTGCAACCACCCCTGTTTCAGGCACGACGGCCACCAACAAGGCTTGA